A stretch of bacterium DNA encodes these proteins:
- the glgX gene encoding glycogen debranching protein GlgX, with the protein MPTSLRGGNVAFLVERGSPHPPGANPDGSGVNFSLFSENATGVDLLLFERHDDPEPRQVVHLDPNVNKTFHFWHVYVRGLRPGSHYAYRVDGPSELREGHRFNKRKVLIDPYARGNTNTLWNRANACGPDDNLATSMRSVVIDSSGYDWEGDRPLARPMEDTIIYELHVRGFTRSPSSAVGHPGTFSGVVEKIPYLKTLGVTAVELLPVFDFDETDVLRTVDGAPLTNYWGYSTLGFFAPQSAYCVAPEIGAHLREFRDMVKALHRAGIEVILDVVFNHTDEGNHQGPVFSFKGIDNRVHYLLVPADRQYYCDYSGCGNTFNCNHPVAQKLIVDALRYWVREAHVDGFRFDEGSILSRGEDGTPAAHPPVIWQIELDDELANSKVIAEAWDAAGLYQVGHFPGDRWAEWNGRYRDDIRRFVKGDPGQIGAAAGRLAGSADIYQARGQLPVNSINFITCHDGFTLRDLVSYDAKHNEANGEGNRDGIDDNLSWNCGAEGDTTDPAVDALRARQIKNFATILLLSRGVPMFAAGDEIGRTQRGNNNAYCQDNEISWLDWSLLDTRGDLFRFWARMIEFRKRHAVVRSRQFFTGAATARGLPDVAWHGCRLNSPGWSDPNARALGMTLGGVGDDPDIHVMLNMFWDRLDFDIPKVGGRRWFRVIDTAQPSPRDFVDPGREVAVEGDVCSVEGRSIVALISK; encoded by the coding sequence GTGCCGACGTCCCTGCGTGGCGGGAACGTGGCATTCCTGGTAGAAAGAGGGTCGCCGCATCCTCCGGGGGCCAATCCCGACGGGAGCGGCGTCAACTTCTCGCTCTTTTCGGAAAACGCCACAGGCGTCGATCTCCTCCTGTTTGAGAGGCACGATGATCCCGAGCCCCGCCAGGTCGTCCACCTGGATCCGAACGTCAACAAGACCTTCCACTTCTGGCACGTCTACGTCCGCGGGCTCCGGCCGGGCTCACACTACGCGTACCGGGTGGATGGCCCGTCAGAGCTTCGCGAAGGGCATCGTTTCAACAAGAGAAAGGTGCTGATCGATCCCTACGCCCGGGGGAACACGAACACCCTTTGGAACCGTGCGAATGCCTGCGGACCCGACGATAATCTCGCCACCTCCATGCGGTCGGTGGTGATCGATTCGTCGGGGTACGACTGGGAAGGCGATCGGCCCCTCGCCCGGCCCATGGAGGACACGATCATTTACGAACTGCACGTGCGGGGATTCACCCGGTCCCCCTCGTCCGCGGTCGGGCATCCGGGCACGTTCTCCGGCGTCGTCGAGAAGATCCCGTACCTCAAGACCTTGGGCGTGACGGCGGTCGAGCTCTTGCCGGTCTTTGACTTTGACGAGACGGACGTACTCCGCACCGTCGACGGCGCGCCGCTCACGAACTATTGGGGCTACAGCACGCTGGGGTTCTTCGCGCCGCAATCCGCGTACTGCGTAGCTCCCGAAATCGGGGCGCATCTCCGGGAGTTCCGTGACATGGTGAAAGCGCTGCACCGGGCCGGCATCGAGGTCATTCTCGATGTCGTCTTCAATCACACCGATGAAGGGAACCATCAGGGGCCCGTCTTTTCCTTCAAAGGCATCGACAATCGCGTCCATTATCTGCTCGTGCCCGCGGACAGACAGTATTATTGCGATTACTCCGGGTGCGGGAACACGTTCAACTGCAACCACCCGGTTGCCCAAAAACTCATCGTGGACGCGCTCCGCTACTGGGTGCGTGAAGCGCATGTGGACGGATTTCGATTCGACGAGGGATCGATCTTGTCGCGGGGAGAGGACGGCACCCCCGCGGCGCATCCTCCCGTCATCTGGCAGATCGAGCTCGACGACGAACTGGCGAACTCGAAAGTGATCGCCGAGGCCTGGGACGCTGCCGGATTGTACCAGGTCGGGCACTTTCCCGGCGATCGCTGGGCGGAGTGGAACGGGCGCTATCGCGACGACATCCGCCGGTTCGTCAAGGGAGATCCCGGACAGATCGGCGCCGCGGCCGGCCGGCTGGCCGGCAGCGCCGATATCTATCAAGCCCGGGGACAGCTTCCCGTCAACAGCATCAATTTCATCACCTGCCACGATGGCTTCACGCTGCGTGACCTGGTTTCCTACGATGCGAAGCACAACGAGGCGAACGGCGAAGGCAACCGAGACGGCATCGATGACAACCTGAGCTGGAACTGCGGGGCGGAGGGCGACACAACCGATCCTGCGGTCGACGCGCTCAGGGCTCGTCAGATCAAGAATTTCGCGACCATTCTCCTCCTCTCACGCGGGGTCCCGATGTTTGCGGCGGGAGATGAGATTGGGCGCACCCAGAGGGGGAACAACAACGCCTACTGCCAGGACAACGAGATCAGTTGGCTCGATTGGAGTCTTTTGGACACACGGGGCGATTTGTTCCGGTTCTGGGCGCGGATGATCGAATTCCGGAAACGTCACGCTGTCGTGCGCAGCCGTCAATTCTTCACCGGTGCCGCAACGGCGCGCGGGTTGCCGGACGTCGCCTGGCACGGCTGCCGGTTGAACAGCCCCGGCTGGTCCGATCCGAACGCCCGCGCGCTGGGGATGACCCTGGGAGGCGTCGGAGACGATCCGGACATTCACGTCATGCTCAACATGTTCTGGGACCGCCTTGATTTCGACATCCCGAAGGTGGGCGGGCGGCGGTGGTTCAGAGTGATCGACACGGCCCAACCGTCGCCCCGCGACTTCGTCGATCCCGGCCGTGAGGTTGCGGTTGAGGGGGACGTCTGCTCGGTGGAAGGGCGCAGCATTGTCGCGCTGATTTCGAAGTGA
- a CDS encoding PASTA domain-containing protein, producing MGQPFGRFSPQTAVVPPVQGMPFDRARAVAQQRELCAVARGATSPDATVTEQHPYQGERVAVGTTVILTMGPVQPAPVVPKPVIPWQPLPQLRPVPDVRGLSVGAVRLKLADAGFILGRYTPMPSSQDRGTVVSQDPPPGSLRTLGARVDVTYAIPIVGTVPDVRGLPVDTARARLVDAGFALGSTTSTQSRQDQGTIVSQEPAPGSLGTLGARVDVVYAVPIPLPRIPDVRGLSVDTARARLADAGFALGSTAPARSKQVQGTIVSQEPAPGSLRTLGARVDVTYAVPLPPRPKPPIESVMRTPPPIPDVRRLTVEAAKARLAGAGFTLGSTAPTPSDQNQGTVVSQDPAPGSLRASGTPVNVIYAVPIPLRPVPDVRRLSIDGAKARLAGARFALGSTAPEESTQDRDTIVSQDPAPGSMRAPDTAVNVTYATPIVRAVPDVRGLTVEAAKARLAAAGFAVDSITSVVVVSTAHSGTVIAQHPVAHTVARQDTPVGIVLAATTIPGPIQWPPAFAGTLLAITASAVAARVRRVRKVRFMRRVRIQPHRPLGTLGIDLNAEELGNPVEILDRDVRLRPVVDAGKQDIERPEDLLSTNGGSGHVTDVGHP from the coding sequence ATGGGTCAGCCGTTCGGGCGATTTTCTCCACAAACGGCTGTAGTGCCCCCGGTCCAAGGCATGCCTTTCGATAGGGCGCGCGCCGTCGCTCAGCAGCGCGAACTTTGCGCGGTCGCGAGGGGCGCAACGTCACCGGACGCTACAGTGACTGAGCAGCACCCCTACCAAGGGGAGCGGGTCGCGGTCGGGACGACAGTCATTTTGACAATGGGCCCGGTCCAGCCGGCACCCGTCGTGCCCAAGCCGGTCATTCCATGGCAGCCTCTTCCACAACTTCGTCCGGTCCCGGACGTTCGGGGCCTCTCGGTCGGTGCCGTGAGGCTCAAACTCGCAGATGCAGGTTTCATCCTCGGGCGGTACACGCCGATGCCGTCGAGTCAGGACCGGGGCACGGTCGTATCTCAGGACCCCCCGCCCGGCAGTCTCAGGACGCTGGGTGCGCGGGTCGACGTGACGTACGCCATACCGATCGTCGGGACGGTTCCGGATGTGCGCGGACTGCCGGTTGACACGGCCAGAGCCCGGCTTGTAGACGCCGGCTTTGCGCTCGGATCAACCACATCGACGCAGTCAAGGCAAGATCAGGGGACGATAGTATCTCAGGAGCCGGCTCCGGGCAGTCTCGGGACGCTGGGTGCGCGGGTCGACGTAGTCTACGCGGTGCCGATACCGCTCCCACGGATACCTGATGTTCGCGGACTGTCGGTTGACACGGCCAGAGCCCGGCTCGCAGACGCCGGCTTTGCGCTCGGATCAACCGCGCCGGCGCGGTCAAAGCAGGTTCAAGGGACGATAGTGTCTCAGGAACCGGCTCCGGGCAGTCTCAGGACGCTGGGTGCGCGGGTCGACGTGACGTACGCGGTGCCGCTGCCGCCCCGTCCGAAGCCACCTATTGAGAGTGTAATGCGGACCCCGCCGCCGATTCCGGACGTCCGCCGACTGACAGTCGAGGCGGCCAAAGCCCGACTCGCAGGTGCCGGCTTCACGCTCGGATCGACCGCACCGACACCATCGGATCAAAATCAGGGTACGGTCGTATCTCAGGATCCCGCTCCGGGCAGTCTCAGGGCATCGGGGACGCCGGTCAATGTGATCTACGCGGTGCCGATCCCTCTCCGGCCGGTTCCGGACGTTCGCCGGCTGTCTATTGACGGGGCCAAAGCCCGACTCGCAGGTGCCCGGTTTGCGCTCGGATCGACCGCGCCCGAGGAGTCGACTCAGGACCGAGACACGATAGTATCTCAGGATCCCGCCCCCGGCAGCATGAGGGCACCGGATACGGCGGTCAACGTAACATACGCCACGCCAATTGTCCGAGCGGTCCCGGACGTTCGAGGACTGACGGTCGAGGCGGCCAAGGCTCGACTCGCGGCGGCCGGTTTTGCGGTCGATTCCATTACCTCGGTCGTGGTGGTGTCCACCGCGCATTCGGGAACAGTGATCGCGCAGCATCCGGTTGCGCACACGGTCGCGCGGCAAGACACGCCGGTCGGCATTGTCTTGGCGGCGACAACGATCCCCGGTCCGATTCAGTGGCCGCCGGCGTTCGCCGGCACCCTCCTCGCGATTACTGCGTCGGCCGTCGCGGCGAGGGTGCGGCGCGTTCGCAAAGTGCGGTTCATGCGCCGCGTTCGGATCCAACCGCATCGTCCTCTTGGGACTCTGGGGATCGACTTGAACGCCGAAGAGTTGGGGAACCCTGTCGAGATCCTCGACCGCGATGTTCGCCTCAGGCCCGTCGTAGACGCGGGGAAACAGGACATCGAGCGACCAGAAGATCTGCTGAGCACGAATGGAGGGAGCGGACATGTCACCGACGTCGGTCACCCTTAG